In a genomic window of Lacrimispora sp. BS-2:
- a CDS encoding ABC transporter permease subunit yields MKKKTILKKREGRRWSRNDTELSLLALPTVAWYLLFSFLPMFGLVIAFKNYKVTGGKSFLYNVVHSEWAGFKNFEFLIKSNDLFVILRNTICYNLVFIVLGMTISVSLAIMISLLHSKRKSKVYQTLMFFPYFMSWVVAAYFLDAFLNQDNGLINGMLRDLGRAPVQWYMKPGKWPFILVFMYLWKSCGYNMVIYLSAITGIDTTLYEAAVVDGAGKGQQVRYITLPCLKNVILMMFILNVGKIFYSDFGLFYQLSQGAGGSIFNTTATIDTYVFNALQFSTPIGMTSAATFFQSVSCCITILAANALIKRIDSSSAIL; encoded by the coding sequence CTTTCCTTGCTGGCGCTGCCTACGGTGGCATGGTATTTGCTTTTTAGCTTTCTGCCCATGTTCGGACTTGTGATTGCGTTTAAAAATTACAAGGTTACGGGGGGAAAGAGCTTTCTTTATAATGTAGTTCACAGTGAGTGGGCGGGATTTAAGAATTTTGAATTCTTAATAAAATCCAATGATCTTTTTGTCATACTGCGTAATACCATTTGCTATAACCTGGTATTTATTGTGCTGGGAATGACGATTTCCGTCAGTCTGGCGATTATGATCAGTCTGCTTCACAGCAAAAGGAAATCCAAGGTTTACCAAACCCTGATGTTTTTTCCGTATTTTATGTCATGGGTAGTTGCTGCATATTTTCTGGACGCATTTTTAAACCAGGATAACGGGCTGATAAACGGAATGTTAAGGGATTTGGGCAGGGCGCCCGTCCAATGGTATATGAAGCCGGGAAAGTGGCCGTTTATTCTGGTTTTTATGTACTTATGGAAATCCTGCGGTTACAATATGGTAATTTACTTATCCGCCATTACCGGCATCGACACCACTCTATATGAGGCGGCTGTGGTGGATGGGGCAGGCAAGGGTCAGCAGGTGCGGTATATTACACTGCCTTGTTTGAAAAATGTGATTCTCATGATGTTCATATTAAACGTGGGGAAGATTTTTTATTCGGATTTTGGATTGTTTTACCAGCTTTCCCAGGGGGCAGGAGGTTCGATCTTCAATACCACGGCAACCATTGATACATACGTATTTAATGCCCTTCAATTCTCCACACCCATTGGGATGACGTCTGCTGCTACATTTTTTCAATCTGTGTCATGCTGTATTACAATTCTTGCGGCCAATGCTCTGATAAAAAGGATTGATTCCAGCAGTGCTATATTATGA
- a CDS encoding carbohydrate ABC transporter permease: protein MGKNKREEEEGFGLNRISGKVNALFHGIFILVTSLCILPMIFVFMISISSEQSIKMNGYRFWPEVFSLEAYRFLLREGKMILHALGVSCFVTVVGTVVGVLLTTLMGYVLSRREYRLNGLCTMIVFIPMIFNGGMISSYVVNTQFLHLKNSIWALILPLCVSSFNVVICKTFFRINIPDSVIESAQMDGASHFTIFGRIALPLSKPLIATVALFLTFGFWNDWFQSSLYITNTKLFSLQALLDHVQRNIAMMANNPSLGVNLKQYMNTMPKEGARMAMAMIIIVPIACTYPFFQRYFVTGLTVGAVKG, encoded by the coding sequence ATGGGAAAGAACAAAAGGGAAGAAGAGGAAGGATTCGGCTTGAACCGGATATCAGGAAAGGTAAACGCGCTTTTTCATGGGATTTTTATTTTGGTGACAAGTTTATGCATACTTCCCATGATATTTGTTTTTATGATTTCCATTTCTTCCGAACAGTCTATCAAGATGAACGGGTACCGCTTTTGGCCGGAAGTCTTTTCTCTGGAAGCCTATAGGTTTTTATTGCGGGAAGGGAAAATGATTTTGCACGCGTTAGGAGTTTCCTGCTTTGTTACGGTGGTGGGGACGGTAGTGGGGGTGCTGCTTACAACCTTGATGGGGTATGTGCTTTCACGAAGGGAATACAGGCTAAACGGGCTTTGCACCATGATTGTGTTTATTCCTATGATTTTTAATGGAGGAATGATTTCTTCTTATGTGGTGAATACTCAGTTTTTGCACTTGAAAAACTCCATATGGGCTTTGATTTTGCCTTTGTGTGTTTCCTCCTTTAACGTAGTCATTTGCAAGACATTTTTTAGGATCAATATTCCGGATTCTGTGATTGAATCGGCGCAAATGGACGGCGCGTCTCATTTTACCATCTTCGGAAGGATTGCGCTGCCTTTGTCAAAGCCTTTGATTGCCACTGTGGCTTTGTTTTTGACTTTTGGCTTTTGGAATGACTGGTTTCAGTCCTCTTTGTACATTACCAATACAAAACTGTTTTCCCTGCAGGCCCTTTTGGACCATGTGCAGAGAAACATTGCAATGATGGCAAATAATCCTTCTTTGGGAGTGAACTTAAAACAGTACATGAATACCATGCCCAAGGAAGGCGCAAGAATGGCAATGGCAATGATTATTATCGTGCCGATTGCCTGTACCTATCCGTTTTTCCAGAGATATTTTGTCACTGGGCTTACGGTGGGAGCAGTGAAGGGATAA
- a CDS encoding ABC transporter substrate-binding protein has translation MKKKTLIGMACVMGMALLAGCQSAGTKGGAEEAKGVEKSGKEDTVTLKWIQVGNGMPDNYDAWLAQINPYLEEKIGVNLDMEVVPWGDWENRRSVIVNSGEYFDILFTDQTRYNAEAATGALYDMTDLLKTKAPQLYDMIPEDYWRAASIGGKIYAVPTYKDSSVTEYFIWDKTKADQYGIDIQTVNSFETLHEALEKMKAGGEKTPYFMSKSGADFLVKDYYDQLGSGLAALGIRYDDNTKTVVNPMEQEDVLKQLDIVHKMYQEGIINGDAPTADDSNKYRTFFTCQGWSGAAASTWGPINGIDNCVAVQYGNTVVSNTSVRGSLNAVYSGCKNPEKAILFLQLVNTDSKVRDLLYYGVEGENFVYTQDGKVDKKNSDWSLAGYTQGTFFQVSQLATDEFNQWDEVRELNASASPSVMLGFDMDTSNVETELASCRAVYEKYRAEFFTGARDPRELIEVIKKELSAAGWERIREEAQKQVDDWK, from the coding sequence ATGAAAAAGAAAACACTTATTGGAATGGCATGTGTAATGGGAATGGCCCTTTTGGCAGGTTGCCAAAGTGCCGGTACAAAAGGCGGGGCAGAAGAAGCCAAGGGGGTGGAAAAATCCGGAAAGGAAGATACGGTGACTTTAAAATGGATCCAGGTAGGGAACGGAATGCCTGACAATTACGATGCCTGGCTGGCACAAATCAACCCCTATCTGGAGGAAAAAATCGGCGTCAACCTGGATATGGAAGTAGTGCCCTGGGGTGATTGGGAAAACCGCCGCAGTGTAATCGTGAACTCGGGAGAATATTTTGACATTCTTTTTACAGATCAGACAAGGTACAATGCGGAAGCAGCTACAGGCGCTCTTTATGACATGACCGATCTTTTAAAAACCAAGGCCCCACAGTTGTATGACATGATTCCGGAGGACTACTGGCGGGCTGCTTCCATCGGAGGGAAAATATACGCAGTTCCTACATATAAGGATAGTTCTGTCACTGAGTATTTTATATGGGATAAAACAAAGGCGGATCAATACGGCATTGATATCCAGACGGTGAACAGCTTTGAGACGCTGCATGAAGCTCTTGAAAAAATGAAGGCCGGCGGGGAGAAGACACCTTATTTCATGTCCAAGTCAGGGGCGGACTTCCTTGTAAAGGATTATTATGACCAGTTAGGCTCCGGGCTTGCCGCTTTGGGAATCCGCTATGACGACAATACCAAAACAGTGGTAAATCCCATGGAGCAGGAAGATGTATTAAAACAGCTTGATATTGTTCATAAAATGTATCAGGAAGGGATCATTAACGGAGATGCGCCTACTGCAGACGATTCTAACAAATACAGAACCTTTTTCACCTGTCAGGGCTGGAGCGGAGCGGCAGCATCTACCTGGGGTCCCATCAATGGAATTGATAATTGTGTGGCAGTGCAGTACGGGAATACGGTAGTTTCCAATACTTCGGTGCGTGGCTCTTTAAATGCTGTTTACTCCGGTTGTAAAAATCCGGAAAAAGCCATTTTGTTTTTGCAGCTGGTGAATACAGATTCTAAGGTACGGGACCTTTTGTATTATGGGGTAGAAGGAGAGAATTTTGTATACACACAGGACGGAAAAGTAGACAAAAAGAATTCAGACTGGAGTCTGGCAGGCTATACCCAGGGTACCTTTTTCCAGGTTTCCCAGCTTGCTACCGATGAATTTAACCAATGGGATGAGGTAAGGGAATTAAATGCCAGCGCTTCCCCGTCTGTTATGTTAGGCTTTGACATGGATACCAGCAACGTGGAAACAGAGCTGGCCAGCTGCAGGGCGGTCTATGAGAAATACAGAGCAGAGTTTTTTACCGGCGCTAGAGACCCGCGGGAATTAATAGAAGTGATAAAAAAGGAGCTTTCTGCCGCAGGCTGGGAAAGAATCAGGGAGGAAGCCCAAAAACAGGTGGATGACTGGAAATAG
- a CDS encoding alpha-mannosidase, producing the protein MWFIDKRIQVICEELKRLSVVKKLPIRNLQYKKGQYFYPWEAEQALAPWEDFIPGNMKWYGPDQHYWFRTTYTVPEELDGKTLRLHVKTQIEEWDDAKNPQFLLFAGGKILQGMDMNHRSVQLTGKAQAGECWELDMQAYTGTLHSEFDMIAEIWQVDVRLEKLYYDLVVPLQAFGRMEKEDKVRLDLETVLNETVNLLDLRNPYSSAFYESVERASAYLKEALYEAMGGYEEVIATCIGHTHIDVAWWWTVEQTREKVARSFATVLKLMEEYPNYKFMSSQPQLYLFLKERYPELYEKIKDRVREGRWEPEGGMWLEADTNLTSGESLVRQFLYGKKFFQEEFGTDNRILWLPDVFGYSGALPQIMKKCGIDYFMTTKLSWNQVDQMPYDTFLWKGIDGTEVFTHLVTTLGVGQSTDDFFTTYNGVLHPDSIMGGWKRYQNKDINNDILISYGYGDGGGGPTREMLETSLRMEKGIQGIPRVRQEFSGTYFKELFDRVKGKRRLPTWEGELYFEYHRGTYTSMARNKRANRKCEFLMMNLEFFSLLASWKGIAYPKEEIDRMWKVILLNQFHDILPGTSIHQVYEVTKREYEELEETGSKLVKKGMEVLADGGNAITVFNTLGFDRDDLLHLPKGMKGVLKDREGNIYPVQELQDCSIAYVKGIPSKGLKSFETEREEASGCARETGSPFVRKGNQLETPYYIVKLDENGLFASVYDKKNKREVLKEGTKGNLFRMYEDKPIYYDNWDIDIYHTEKSWDVTELSHMVWKEEGPVCIVLEMERPVSKSLIRQKIYFYGNSPRIDFETYVDWKEHQHLLKVHFPVDIHSDEASFDIQFGNLTRKVHTNTSWDMARFESCGQKWMDFSEGHYGVSLLNDCKYGHSVKDSVMGLTLIKSGIEPNPVTDQEEHLFTYSLYPHAGNLRECDVVKEGYKLNVPLLFLEAGEPGRQESLLQVDASNVMVETVKEAENGEGMIIRMYEYENAKTHATLTLGMGKRIKRVYECNLLETREREVTEHRSQEFEFVIKPFEIKTYEVVFESLS; encoded by the coding sequence ATGTGGTTTATTGACAAACGGATACAGGTAATCTGTGAGGAATTAAAAAGGCTGTCAGTGGTAAAAAAGCTGCCGATCAGAAACCTGCAGTATAAAAAAGGGCAGTATTTTTATCCATGGGAAGCAGAACAGGCCCTGGCTCCCTGGGAGGATTTTATCCCAGGGAATATGAAATGGTACGGGCCGGACCAGCATTACTGGTTCCGGACAACGTACACTGTACCGGAAGAATTGGACGGAAAGACCCTGCGTCTTCATGTGAAGACCCAGATTGAGGAATGGGACGATGCCAAAAACCCCCAGTTTCTTTTGTTTGCCGGCGGCAAAATCCTCCAGGGAATGGATATGAACCACAGAAGCGTCCAGCTGACAGGAAAAGCCCAGGCAGGGGAATGCTGGGAGTTGGATATGCAAGCTTATACAGGAACGCTGCATTCTGAATTTGATATGATTGCGGAGATATGGCAGGTGGATGTAAGGCTTGAAAAGCTGTACTATGATCTGGTGGTTCCCCTGCAGGCATTTGGACGCATGGAAAAAGAGGATAAGGTAAGGCTTGATTTGGAAACGGTGCTGAATGAGACGGTGAACCTGCTGGATTTGCGCAATCCTTATTCGTCTGCATTTTACGAAAGCGTGGAACGTGCGTCTGCTTACTTAAAAGAGGCCTTGTATGAAGCCATGGGCGGTTACGAAGAGGTGATTGCCACCTGTATTGGCCATACCCATATTGATGTGGCGTGGTGGTGGACCGTGGAGCAGACAAGGGAAAAGGTGGCCAGAAGTTTTGCCACCGTACTAAAGCTGATGGAAGAATATCCCAATTATAAATTTATGTCCAGTCAGCCCCAGCTCTATCTGTTTTTAAAGGAACGCTATCCGGAGCTTTACGAGAAGATAAAGGACAGAGTCAGGGAAGGACGCTGGGAGCCGGAAGGGGGGATGTGGCTGGAAGCAGACACCAATTTGACTTCCGGTGAATCTCTGGTACGCCAGTTCCTTTACGGGAAGAAATTCTTTCAGGAAGAGTTCGGAACAGACAACCGGATTTTGTGGCTTCCGGATGTATTTGGTTATTCCGGAGCATTGCCTCAGATCATGAAGAAATGCGGCATTGACTATTTTATGACTACGAAACTGTCGTGGAACCAGGTGGATCAAATGCCCTATGATACATTCCTCTGGAAAGGGATTGATGGTACGGAGGTTTTTACCCATTTGGTGACCACCCTGGGAGTGGGACAAAGCACGGACGATTTTTTTACCACTTATAACGGAGTCCTTCATCCGGATTCTATTATGGGCGGGTGGAAGCGGTATCAGAATAAGGATATTAACAACGATATTTTGATTTCCTACGGCTATGGAGACGGCGGCGGAGGACCTACCAGGGAAATGCTGGAGACTTCTTTGAGAATGGAGAAGGGGATTCAGGGAATTCCCAGGGTGCGCCAGGAGTTTTCCGGGACTTATTTTAAAGAGTTATTTGACAGGGTAAAGGGAAAACGCAGGCTTCCTACCTGGGAAGGTGAGCTGTATTTTGAGTATCACAGGGGAACCTATACCTCCATGGCAAGAAATAAGCGGGCTAACAGAAAATGCGAATTTCTGATGATGAATCTGGAATTTTTCAGCCTTCTTGCCTCATGGAAGGGCATTGCATATCCCAAAGAAGAAATAGACAGAATGTGGAAAGTGATTCTTTTGAATCAATTCCACGACATTTTGCCCGGAACGTCTATTCACCAGGTGTATGAGGTAACGAAAAGGGAGTATGAAGAACTGGAAGAAACCGGAAGTAAGCTGGTGAAAAAAGGGATGGAGGTTCTCGCAGACGGAGGAAATGCCATTACGGTGTTTAATACTCTGGGCTTTGACAGGGACGATCTGCTGCATTTGCCTAAGGGAATGAAGGGTGTGCTAAAAGACAGGGAAGGCAATATTTATCCGGTGCAGGAACTTCAGGACTGTTCCATTGCCTATGTGAAAGGCATTCCGTCCAAGGGCCTAAAAAGCTTTGAAACAGAAAGGGAGGAAGCTTCCGGCTGTGCCAGGGAAACAGGCAGTCCCTTTGTGAGAAAGGGAAACCAGCTGGAAACGCCTTATTACATCGTAAAACTGGATGAAAATGGACTGTTTGCCTCTGTCTATGATAAGAAAAACAAAAGGGAAGTCCTGAAAGAGGGGACAAAAGGGAACCTGTTCCGTATGTACGAGGATAAGCCCATTTACTATGACAATTGGGACATTGATATTTATCATACGGAGAAGAGCTGGGATGTAACAGAACTGTCCCATATGGTATGGAAAGAGGAAGGTCCGGTCTGCATTGTTCTGGAAATGGAACGTCCTGTGAGTAAGTCCCTGATCCGGCAGAAAATTTATTTTTATGGAAACAGCCCCAGAATTGATTTTGAAACCTATGTGGACTGGAAGGAGCACCAGCACCTTTTAAAGGTTCATTTCCCTGTGGACATTCATTCGGACGAAGCGTCATTTGATATTCAGTTTGGAAATCTGACGAGAAAGGTACATACGAATACTTCCTGGGATATGGCCCGGTTTGAATCCTGCGGGCAGAAATGGATGGATTTTTCCGAAGGACATTACGGGGTAAGTCTTTTAAACGACTGTAAGTACGGACATTCTGTGAAGGATTCGGTTATGGGGCTTACTTTGATTAAATCGGGAATTGAACCGAATCCGGTGACGGATCAGGAGGAGCATTTGTTCACTTATTCTTTGTATCCTCACGCAGGAAATTTAAGAGAATGTGACGTTGTGAAGGAGGGCTATAAACTAAATGTGCCCCTGCTTTTCCTGGAAGCAGGCGAACCAGGGCGGCAGGAATCCCTTTTGCAGGTGGATGCTTCCAATGTGATGGTGGAAACCGTTAAGGAGGCAGAAAACGGAGAAGGAATGATAATTCGCATGTATGAATATGAAAATGCAAAAACCCACGCCACACTTACCCTGGGAATGGGAAAGAGGATTAAACGGGTCTATGAATGCAATCTGCTTGAGACACGGGAACGAGAAGTGACAGAGCATAGGTCTCAGGAGTTTGAATTTGTAATAAAACCTTTTGAAATTAAGACTTATGAGGTTGTGTTTGAAAGCCTTTCTTAA
- a CDS encoding DUF6483 family protein, whose translation MLEEDFIMRMIHEMVTTLLKLIFHIELGENDELNFKDQETASKYQELLALIQAGNINEAENKLLDELDLEDMEHFKMALMFYYHLNQVDYSFLEEHDFSKNEITDGLRYVSSIYGYDSMAEALLGRG comes from the coding sequence ATGCTGGAAGAAGATTTTATCATGCGCATGATCCACGAAATGGTAACAACATTGCTGAAGCTGATTTTTCATATTGAATTAGGGGAAAATGATGAACTGAATTTTAAAGATCAGGAGACAGCATCTAAATATCAGGAGCTTTTAGCTCTCATCCAGGCGGGAAACATCAATGAGGCGGAAAACAAATTATTGGATGAGCTGGATTTGGAAGATATGGAGCATTTTAAAATGGCACTCATGTTTTATTATCATTTAAATCAGGTAGATTACAGTTTTCTTGAAGAGCATGATTTTTCCAAAAATGAAATTACCGACGGCTTAAGATACGTATCATCAATTTATGGCTATGACAGCATGGCAGAAGCCCTTCTGGGCAGAGGTTAA